CAGATACATGTCAACATAGAAGAATCAAAAATGTAGTTGGCAGCTACGTAATGAAAGCAGGAATCTACTTCCGCGCAATAAGACACCAACAAAACATCTGGGTGGGCATTACGGTCACCTGATTATAGAATAACACGGCTGACTAACGTGCCCATCCGTAGCAACAACACTAAGaaagcaaattaaaaaaaaaataataacttttatgTGTACAGTTAACAGCCAAGAGAGGAGAACACAGCTTTTGCTCACATTCAGACAGGCTACCAACAACAAGAAACTGATGTCGGTGACATACTGACCAATCACAGAAAGAAGCAGCCATATGGCTAATTTGTGATCGGCTAATTGGTCACCTTATGGTACACAAACTAAATTCAAAACATATAGTTAATGATCCATAACCAAAACATGGTTTAATCCTGCTTAAGTGTTGAAATGAATCACTAACAACATTGTTATAGGTGTGCTCACTGACCATTCACACAAACATAAGCCATAAGGCTAACATGTGATTGGCTAATTAGCcaccataagaaaaaaaaacaaaaaaaaaaacacaaagtgTTTATCAGAAAGTGAAGATTTTACCTCGTTCCAAGTGGATATCCTCTGTTGAACGCACGGTAAGGTGGAGACCAGCTTCCTCACGTGCGGCGTCTCCAAACTTAGGCCAGCTCCGTCGCTCTGCTGCTCGCTGGCTGAGCAATCGCTTCTGGACACGTGTCGTCGTCGTGACTTTGATTCTTCTTCCCTCGTCGTTGAGCCTGTACTCGATCACCTTCTTTACACCGTTCTCGTCAGGTCCGATCACTTGCGGAAGCAGGATGTCAAGGccgtcatcatcttcttcgccGATATCTCCCCATTGAAAATTGTTAGTTCTCTGCATCATCGAAGCCATCGCTGCTTTCTTCTAGGTTTCAGATTTTCTAACTTTGCCGCCGCTTAACGTCTTCTTGTAGAAGAAGCAAACTAGGGTTTCGGATTGAATAGATATTAATGGGCCAACCGGCCCAATAAACCCACGTCGTCATGGGCCTGATCTGGTTAAGTCCGGTTTTAGTAGGATCGGTTTAAACATgggaaaccaaaatcaaaaccctttctctctctcaaacTCAAGCTCCCGACACAAACATGGCGAGTTTGGTCCGTCGCGCAGCCTCGCGGCTTGTCGGAAGCTGCGGCAAAAGTCGTTTTTCCGTTAACTCGTTGGGCGCTCACGGCCGTATGCGGTATCTAACGCCGTCTATATCTCGTAACAATCCGTTCTCCACATCGGCGAGAAAGAAAGCTTCCTCAAACGATCCGCTTCTCCGAGTGATCGAAACCGAGATTGGATTCGCGGAGCAAGCCGATGATTACGATCGAGTAAAGCCCTTTACTTTATACTTCACCAACATTTCGTGAAAGGTCTGTTTTATAATCTCCTCTGTTTTTTAGGTTGAGGAAACTCCAAATGGGTTCCCTTTCAAGATGGAAGACAAACCAGGAACCAAGGTCGTGACTTTGACTAGAGACTACAAAGGAGAGAGTGTTGTGGTTGAAGTACACATGACTAACCTTGTGACGGGTGAtaaaggagatgatgaagagagtGACGaagagagtgaagaagaagaagaagaagagcatgAGGATAAGGCAGAGAAGCCGAAGCAATCAAATGTGCCTCTCTTGGTAACTCTCTCCAAGAAGACAGGACCGAGTTTGGAGTTCAGGTGTACTGCTTTTCCAGACAAGATTGTGATCAAGGACATGTGGGTTACGTTTCCTGATGATCCTTCCAAGGATGAACTTGCTTATGAAGGCCCTTCCTTCCGGTAATTATTAATGGAGAAAGTTTTGGTCTTTTGATGTCATGAGAATCACAGTCATGATGGTTTCTTTGTGCAGGGTTTTGGATGAGAAGTTAAGGAAGGCTTTTCATAGGTACATTGAGATTAGAGGGATAACGCCGGGCATGATCAACTTCTTGCACGAGTATATGATCAATAAAGATAGTAAAGAGCACTTACTGTGGTTGAAAACGCTCAAGAACTTTGTCAAGTCTTGAGGAATAAAAAGCAACACTTCTGAGGTTTCAGATGCtctctgtttttcaaattttgtatttgaaacACAAGTCTATTCTGTTTGGATCTATTTatgtgataaaaaattagaGTATTGTGCAGTGAAATCACTAACACATTCTGAAAAGTATGAGAATCACTACAACAATTTTGTAACAATATTTCAATTGAATCTATTATGTCTGTATCTGCATCATAAGAGGATCTTTAGTTTAAGTTCCCCAAAATACAGAGCAAACAAGGAATAAAGAACATAtgatcaaaatgaaa
Above is a window of Brassica napus cultivar Da-Ae chromosome A10, Da-Ae, whole genome shotgun sequence DNA encoding:
- the LOC106419191 gene encoding uncharacterized protein At2g39795, mitochondrial-like, producing the protein MASLVRRAASRLVGSCGKSRFSVNSLGAHGRMRYLTPSISRNNPFSTSARKKASSNDPLLRVIETEIGFAEQADDYDRVEETPNGFPFKMEDKPGTKVVTLTRDYKGESVVVEVHMTNLVTGDKGDDEESDEESEEEEEEEHEDKAEKPKQSNVPLLVTLSKKTGPSLEFRCTAFPDKIVIKDMWVTFPDDPSKDELAYEGPSFRVLDEKLRKAFHRYIEIRGITPGMINFLHEYMINKDSKEHLLWLKTLKNFVKS